The following coding sequences lie in one Rhodohalobacter barkolensis genomic window:
- a CDS encoding OmpH family outer membrane protein, with protein MKKFHYFTIIFLLAGYDVSIAQNQKIGFIDSEVIMQNMPEYSGVEQRLNLLSENWRQEIRELEDEVERMREDFEAREILFTDDIREERAQEIEMKAEELDQLIETRFGPDGEYFTRQKELLEPIQRQIFDALNIVAEREDFDFVFDRAQDSRFLFVRQQWNLTEDVMLELGLDSSSN; from the coding sequence ATGAAGAAATTTCACTACTTCACAATAATTTTTCTTCTGGCAGGTTATGATGTCTCGATAGCCCAAAATCAAAAAATTGGGTTTATCGATTCTGAAGTAATCATGCAAAATATGCCTGAATACAGTGGAGTGGAACAAAGGTTGAACTTATTGAGTGAAAACTGGCGGCAAGAGATTCGTGAACTTGAGGATGAAGTTGAAAGGATGAGAGAAGATTTTGAAGCCAGGGAAATTTTATTCACAGACGATATACGGGAAGAAAGAGCTCAGGAAATTGAAATGAAAGCGGAAGAGCTGGATCAGTTGATCGAAACTAGATTTGGGCCGGATGGTGAATATTTTACACGGCAAAAAGAGTTGCTTGAACCCATACAAAGGCAGATATTTGATGCCTTAAACATCGTAGCTGAAAGGGAAGATTTTGACTTCGTTTTTGACCGTGCACAAGACTCTCGATTTCTGTTTGTACGCCAGCAATGGAACCTAACCGAAGATGTGATGTTAGAATTAGGGTTAGATTCATCAAGTAATTAA
- a CDS encoding OmpH family outer membrane protein, translating to MKQTILTILFILLPLSVFGQMKVGIMNPDDVLDALPETEEVESQIQDYIQQRQADFQEQYQVWIEDVTEFSELVEAGEISEEEQAQREEEFQERQEELNNLESRIQRQIQQRQNELFSPLLNRVDEAMSEVSEELGLDFVLNKTASSGDPIVYYSSQRGVDITERVIQKLTQN from the coding sequence ATGAAACAAACAATTCTGACAATACTATTCATTCTCTTGCCTCTCTCTGTTTTCGGACAGATGAAAGTGGGGATCATGAATCCGGATGATGTACTTGACGCACTGCCGGAAACTGAAGAGGTTGAATCTCAAATACAGGATTATATCCAACAGAGGCAAGCCGATTTTCAGGAACAATACCAGGTGTGGATCGAGGATGTGACAGAGTTCTCTGAACTTGTTGAAGCCGGTGAGATTTCTGAAGAAGAGCAGGCTCAACGTGAAGAAGAGTTTCAGGAAAGACAGGAAGAGCTCAACAACCTGGAAAGCAGAATTCAACGTCAGATTCAGCAACGACAAAATGAGCTGTTTTCACCTCTTCTCAACAGAGTGGATGAAGCCATGAGTGAAGTATCTGAAGAGCTTGGCCTGGATTTTGTTTTAAACAAAACGGCAAGTTCAGGCGACCCCATTGTTTACTACTCTTCCCAGCGCGGAGTAGACATTACAGAACGAGTTATTCAAAAACTTACACAGAACTAA
- the bamA gene encoding outer membrane protein assembly factor BamA, protein MVKYKRLYICIIVSFIGLLSINQSFAQDSTFTIQDPTSISPLEYEIQEITVSGIVTARESYLISSSGLRVGDRINIPGEEISEAIRRLHRTSLFSDVSIEHERVSGGVRIHIKVQEQPRLESFELVGGKRSHRRDLRERLNLISGFAVTNSVRTQAVNTIHRYYREEGYWNTEVNVVEEMSDDERNRISLTFEIDPGERVKVREINFEGNEEFSDRKLRKSFNTIKQDRWWRIFKRHVYTQDEYEEGIQNVLEFYRNSGFRDVRVLEDSVYVDDWRRDKDGVIFDIEIEEGPQYRVRNINWEGNTVYTDQELTNTLGFQTGDIFNESKFDENLTGRRDEEDILSLYQNVGYLFFEFYPDLEIVDGDSLDLNIEIVEGEIATIREVEFSGNTKTHDDVVRRTLRTVPGQTYSRSAIIRSIRELGQLGYFNPEGIQPDLQPDRENRTVDIDYQLDETQGTDNFEFSGGFGGRQIGIILAARVNFNNFSVQRMFEPGGWNPIPSGDGQKLSLGVQVTGRGYQSYNFSFTEPWLRGRPTSLGVSLSYDFLNYNNNRSFGGIQQPDRRNELFSASVSLGRRLQWPDDYFQQRTVLTYNHFNVSGFSGIFEDGRADLMTVKHEIERNSTDNPISPRFGSKFSISGEVALPLPDFQQFYKIKSKYQHHHTITGKLVLSAGAEYGYMGYLSSSGQSNFQRFFLGGTQIQQRQNFLNDNVDLRGFPGGFNGVISPLDQNQNLIGGRVYNKYTLELRYPAVSSEQIQLIPYAFVDAGNTFMDLNSFDPFEVKRAAGFGARIFLPILGLVDLSYGYRMDGTPASNEGSGLRPGEWEFLFNIGAPF, encoded by the coding sequence GTGGTCAAATACAAACGACTCTACATTTGCATAATCGTCTCTTTTATCGGGTTACTATCCATCAATCAAAGTTTTGCACAGGATTCGACTTTTACAATCCAGGACCCGACTTCAATATCTCCCCTTGAATACGAAATACAGGAAATTACCGTCTCAGGTATTGTAACAGCTCGGGAAAGCTACTTGATCAGCAGTAGCGGGCTTCGTGTTGGGGACCGGATCAACATTCCCGGTGAAGAAATTTCTGAAGCCATTCGCCGGCTTCACCGAACCAGTCTGTTCTCGGACGTTTCGATTGAACACGAACGGGTATCCGGAGGCGTGCGAATCCATATTAAAGTGCAGGAGCAACCGCGTTTGGAAAGCTTTGAACTTGTTGGGGGTAAACGATCTCACCGAAGAGATTTGCGTGAGCGTCTGAATTTAATTTCCGGATTTGCCGTAACAAACTCCGTACGAACACAGGCTGTCAACACAATCCATCGGTACTACAGAGAGGAAGGATATTGGAATACCGAGGTAAATGTTGTTGAGGAAATGAGTGATGATGAGCGAAATAGAATTTCACTCACATTTGAGATCGATCCTGGCGAGCGAGTCAAAGTTCGAGAAATAAACTTTGAAGGTAATGAAGAGTTTAGTGATCGCAAGTTGAGAAAAAGTTTTAATACCATTAAACAGGATCGCTGGTGGAGAATTTTTAAGCGCCACGTATATACTCAGGATGAATATGAAGAGGGCATACAAAATGTTCTGGAGTTCTATCGGAATAGCGGTTTTCGAGACGTTCGGGTACTGGAAGATTCGGTTTATGTTGATGACTGGAGGAGAGATAAAGACGGTGTGATATTCGATATCGAAATCGAAGAAGGTCCACAGTATCGGGTGCGTAATATAAACTGGGAAGGTAATACGGTTTATACTGATCAGGAACTGACCAACACCCTGGGTTTTCAAACCGGTGACATATTCAATGAGTCAAAATTTGATGAAAACCTTACAGGTCGCCGTGATGAGGAAGACATTTTAAGCCTTTACCAAAATGTAGGTTATCTGTTTTTTGAATTTTATCCCGATTTAGAAATTGTTGATGGAGATTCACTGGACTTAAACATTGAGATTGTTGAAGGTGAAATTGCCACCATTCGAGAAGTTGAATTTTCGGGGAACACAAAAACACATGATGATGTAGTTCGAAGAACGTTACGAACCGTTCCCGGACAAACGTACAGCCGGTCAGCAATTATTCGATCGATACGTGAGCTCGGACAGTTGGGCTATTTCAATCCGGAAGGGATACAACCTGACCTACAGCCCGATCGTGAAAACCGAACAGTAGACATCGATTATCAGCTTGATGAAACACAGGGAACAGATAACTTTGAGTTCTCCGGTGGATTTGGTGGTCGTCAGATCGGGATTATCCTTGCTGCAAGAGTTAACTTTAACAACTTCTCTGTTCAACGAATGTTCGAGCCGGGCGGTTGGAATCCAATTCCTTCCGGCGACGGTCAAAAACTATCCCTTGGAGTACAAGTTACCGGACGTGGCTATCAAAGTTACAACTTCAGTTTTACAGAACCGTGGCTGAGAGGTCGACCTACTTCGTTGGGTGTTAGCTTGTCGTACGATTTCCTGAATTATAACAACAATCGCAGTTTTGGTGGAATTCAGCAGCCGGATAGAAGAAATGAGCTGTTTTCAGCCAGTGTAAGTTTAGGGCGAAGATTACAGTGGCCGGATGACTATTTCCAGCAAAGAACCGTATTAACCTATAATCACTTCAATGTTTCCGGATTTAGTGGAATATTTGAAGATGGTCGTGCAGACTTGATGACGGTGAAACATGAAATTGAACGGAATTCTACAGACAATCCAATTTCACCACGTTTTGGATCTAAATTCAGTATTTCGGGTGAGGTTGCATTGCCGCTTCCGGATTTCCAACAGTTTTACAAGATCAAATCGAAGTACCAGCACCATCATACAATTACAGGGAAACTTGTTTTAAGTGCCGGTGCTGAGTACGGTTATATGGGGTATTTGAGCAGCAGCGGGCAGAGTAATTTTCAGAGATTCTTCCTTGGAGGTACTCAAATACAGCAGCGTCAAAACTTCCTGAATGACAACGTAGACCTTCGTGGATTTCCCGGCGGCTTTAACGGTGTAATTTCTCCGCTGGATCAGAATCAAAATCTGATTGGCGGACGTGTATACAATAAATATACCCTCGAGCTGCGTTATCCTGCCGTATCATCAGAACAGATACAGTTAATACCTTATGCGTTTGTTGATGCAGGAAATACATTTATGGACTTAAACAGTTTTGATCCTTTTGAAGTAAAACGAGCAGCCGGATTCGGTGCCAGGATATTCCTGCCAATCTTGGGTCTTGTAGATCTGAGTTACGGTTACAGAATGGACGGTACACCGGCCTCAAACGAAGGATCCGGACTGCGACCGGGTGAATGGGAATTCCTGTTCAATATCGGAGCTCCATTTTAG
- a CDS encoding isoprenyl transferase — MEPLTLTDTIQSEEDKKLQEEVKSSGSIPNHIAIIMDGNGRWAKDKGNIRLFGHKAGVESVRDITESSAQIGVKHLTLYAFSTENWNRPSAEVNGLMKLLVNSLKNEAERLHKNNIKLTSIGQIDRLPESCQNQLQDVIEMTKDNDRLELCLALSYSGRWDITEAVKKMSQDVAKGKISPDDISDDLISSYLSTADIPDPDLIIRTSGEYRISNFLLWQLAYSELYITKTYWPDFRRNELYQAINSYQKRDRRYGNVKNGYTKKLSAAVINKIIS; from the coding sequence TTGGAACCACTAACACTGACAGATACAATTCAGAGCGAAGAGGACAAAAAGCTCCAGGAGGAGGTTAAATCTTCCGGTTCCATACCCAACCATATCGCAATTATCATGGATGGTAACGGGCGATGGGCCAAGGATAAAGGAAACATTCGCTTATTCGGCCATAAAGCCGGAGTGGAATCTGTACGCGATATTACAGAAAGTAGCGCTCAGATCGGTGTTAAACATCTTACTCTCTACGCGTTTTCAACCGAAAATTGGAATCGTCCGTCAGCAGAAGTCAATGGGTTGATGAAGCTCCTTGTAAATTCTTTGAAGAATGAGGCAGAAAGACTTCATAAAAATAATATCAAGTTAACGTCGATCGGCCAGATTGACCGTCTACCGGAAAGTTGTCAGAATCAATTGCAAGATGTGATTGAGATGACAAAGGATAACGATCGCCTGGAGCTCTGTTTAGCGTTGAGTTATTCGGGGCGATGGGATATCACGGAGGCCGTTAAAAAAATGTCACAGGATGTTGCCAAGGGGAAAATTTCTCCGGATGACATCAGCGACGACTTAATCAGTTCATATCTCTCAACTGCAGATATTCCTGATCCTGACCTTATTATCCGAACGAGCGGCGAGTATAGAATCAGTAACTTTTTACTGTGGCAACTTGCCTACTCAGAACTTTACATTACAAAGACATACTGGCCGGATTTTAGAAGAAATGAGTTGTATCAGGCAATAAATTCTTATCAAAAGCGTGATCGTAGGTACGGGAACGTGAAAAACGGATATACAAAAAAGTTATCCGCAGCAGTTATAAATAAAATTATCTCTTAA
- a CDS encoding PHP domain-containing protein: MGKADLHTHTIASDGAYTPEELLEKAFEKKLKIISITDHDTIKGYLKGKEKAKELGIELIPGVEVTAVWNKREVHILTYCFDEDDQEFRRMLLNQKKSRVKRMERIVKKLQSKGLDITMDEVRAEAGPGNIGRPHAASVLINKGYVASVAEAFIRYLSTDKLGHIKTMYVSVEELVKIAKKAGGVLSLAHPGPLYTQSEIDELMALGLDGLECIHPSHNFNLQRSFSKIAERDNLLITGGSDFHGKGKKDYDPYFGIVTVGDQHVMSLKRMARRRRELTRMNN, encoded by the coding sequence TTGGGAAAAGCAGATCTACATACGCATACAATTGCATCGGACGGGGCTTACACTCCGGAAGAACTTCTTGAAAAAGCATTCGAGAAAAAATTAAAAATCATCTCCATAACCGACCACGATACGATAAAAGGGTATCTGAAGGGAAAGGAAAAAGCAAAAGAACTTGGAATTGAATTGATACCGGGTGTAGAGGTGACGGCAGTCTGGAACAAGAGAGAAGTACATATTTTAACGTACTGTTTTGATGAAGATGACCAGGAATTTCGCCGAATGCTGCTGAATCAAAAAAAATCCCGTGTTAAGCGTATGGAGAGAATTGTGAAAAAGCTCCAAAGCAAAGGTCTGGATATCACTATGGATGAAGTTCGAGCAGAGGCGGGTCCCGGAAATATTGGTCGCCCACATGCGGCTTCCGTATTGATCAACAAAGGGTACGTTGCCTCAGTGGCGGAAGCATTTATTCGCTATCTTTCTACTGATAAGCTGGGTCATATTAAAACGATGTATGTTTCCGTTGAAGAGCTGGTGAAGATTGCTAAAAAAGCAGGTGGTGTATTGTCTCTTGCTCATCCAGGGCCACTCTACACGCAGAGTGAAATTGATGAATTAATGGCGCTTGGGCTTGATGGACTTGAGTGTATTCATCCGAGTCATAATTTTAATTTACAGAGGTCGTTTTCAAAAATTGCAGAAAGGGATAATTTGCTGATTACGGGTGGAAGTGATTTTCATGGAAAAGGGAAAAAGGATTATGATCCCTATTTTGGAATTGTAACTGTTGGAGATCAGCACGTTATGTCATTAAAAAGAATGGCCCGAAGAAGACGCGAACTAACCAGAATGAATAACTAA
- the ribH gene encoding 6,7-dimethyl-8-ribityllumazine synthase, whose product MPEIKQKSESSLNGKKVAVVAAKWNSFVTDEMLEGAVTALKAKGIADSNLITMRCPGSFELPLSCKYCIDHLNVDAVVAIGAVIRGGTPHFDYVCDAVTRGITDLNMSSSIPVAFGVLTTDTVEQATERASMDKGNKGAEAALSVIEMIQLKEALIQQGL is encoded by the coding sequence ATGCCCGAAATAAAACAGAAATCAGAATCGAGTTTGAATGGGAAAAAGGTGGCTGTGGTAGCTGCAAAGTGGAACTCCTTTGTAACTGATGAAATGCTTGAAGGTGCGGTTACGGCTTTAAAAGCAAAAGGAATTGCAGATTCGAACCTGATTACTATGCGCTGCCCGGGATCGTTTGAATTACCTTTATCATGCAAATACTGCATTGACCACCTGAATGTGGACGCCGTAGTTGCAATCGGTGCTGTAATTCGAGGAGGCACACCTCACTTCGATTATGTCTGTGATGCAGTTACCCGGGGGATCACCGATTTGAATATGAGTTCTTCCATACCGGTGGCATTTGGTGTTCTGACAACCGATACCGTAGAGCAGGCAACCGAACGTGCCAGCATGGACAAAGGCAATAAAGGGGCGGAAGCAGCGCTCTCGGTTATTGAAATGATTCAGCTGAAAGAAGCTCTGATTCAACAAGGCTTATAA
- a CDS encoding OmpH family outer membrane protein: protein MKKVYTLGFIFLIAITTLMAAPAVQAQDMKIGFVEPRAVLERMPEMRAVQQRLQNFAERKQNELVQKERELQTEVEVYQQKVGVISEQARQEEEERLNTMDTEFRQMQQEAQQELQQQRAELMSPLLEQIQGAIDAVAERKGLDYVLNTTTSNGDVIILYVSPQVRDEYDITDEVMSELDI from the coding sequence ATGAAAAAAGTATATACACTAGGATTCATATTTCTCATTGCAATTACAACACTCATGGCAGCTCCTGCAGTACAGGCTCAGGATATGAAAATTGGGTTTGTAGAGCCTAGAGCGGTTCTTGAACGCATGCCCGAAATGAGAGCAGTACAGCAACGACTTCAAAATTTTGCTGAGCGTAAGCAGAATGAACTGGTTCAGAAAGAGCGTGAGCTTCAAACGGAAGTTGAAGTTTATCAACAAAAAGTAGGAGTGATTTCTGAGCAGGCACGTCAGGAAGAAGAGGAGCGTTTAAATACGATGGATACCGAATTCCGTCAGATGCAGCAAGAAGCTCAACAGGAACTTCAGCAGCAGCGAGCTGAATTGATGTCCCCACTTTTAGAGCAGATTCAGGGAGCGATTGATGCTGTAGCTGAAAGAAAAGGCTTGGACTACGTATTGAATACTACAACTTCAAACGGTGATGTGATCATTCTTTATGTTTCACCACAGGTTAGAGATGAGTACGATATCACGGATGAAGTAATGTCTGAGCTCGACATCTAA
- a CDS encoding S41 family peptidase, with product MKAAFKRRYILLIAAFLIVTTAFVQANDLFFQIKKQMTIFSDAYKEIAIRYVDEVSPETLMKNAVNGMLSELDPYTVFVDEGEQQQLEIISSGSYGGIGIEAGFRGDRIVVIAPMDGYPAQRAGIRPGDVIEEINGVEIRDITPEEVQRLTIGDVGSEIEIVIERSGVDRPISFTLERERIEVKNISYYGFADAENSIGYVQLNRFGNQTGEELREALLDLKNQSELNGLILDLRNNPGGLLNEAVEVVDKFLEPGITVAETRSRFESQNSVYATEEPPLFEDLPLTVLINSGSASASEIVAGALQDLDRAVIFGEKSFGKGLVQTIRPLSYNTSLKITVSKYLIPSGRSIQSIQYQDEDNGIRTFKTRNGRDVRDGNGIEPDVLGQENIPSQLDVALKQDNYYFFYVNKKLRNSGFDSGEAPTSLYREFVQELIEEGFTFYTSADEHIEELERQFRDIVEQEDAEENISELKAMLRDYKIAQIYDSREYIENELQREWISQTMDGEERQHSLLQLDNDVQQSLELILDRGRYESILKP from the coding sequence ATGAAAGCTGCATTTAAAAGACGATATATACTGCTAATTGCAGCTTTTTTGATTGTTACCACTGCATTTGTACAGGCTAATGATCTGTTTTTTCAAATAAAAAAGCAGATGACCATTTTTAGTGATGCTTACAAAGAGATTGCTATTCGCTATGTAGATGAGGTGAGTCCGGAAACATTGATGAAGAATGCTGTCAATGGGATGCTTTCAGAGCTTGACCCTTATACGGTATTTGTAGATGAGGGAGAGCAGCAGCAGTTGGAAATAATTTCTTCGGGTTCGTATGGCGGAATTGGGATTGAGGCCGGATTTAGAGGAGATCGAATTGTAGTTATTGCGCCTATGGATGGATATCCGGCGCAAAGAGCAGGGATTCGGCCGGGTGACGTAATTGAAGAAATTAACGGTGTGGAAATTCGAGACATAACGCCCGAAGAGGTTCAAAGATTAACCATTGGCGATGTAGGATCAGAAATAGAGATTGTAATTGAACGATCGGGAGTGGATCGGCCCATTTCATTTACCCTGGAACGGGAAAGAATTGAGGTGAAGAACATCAGTTATTATGGATTTGCAGATGCTGAGAACAGTATTGGATATGTTCAACTCAATCGGTTTGGAAACCAAACCGGCGAAGAGTTGCGGGAAGCCTTACTTGATCTGAAAAATCAATCAGAATTAAACGGATTGATTTTGGATTTGAGAAATAATCCGGGAGGCTTGTTGAATGAAGCGGTAGAAGTAGTGGATAAGTTTTTAGAACCGGGTATTACAGTTGCAGAAACCCGAAGCCGTTTTGAAAGCCAGAATAGCGTGTATGCAACTGAAGAACCACCACTGTTTGAAGATCTTCCTCTTACAGTACTGATAAATAGTGGAAGTGCCAGTGCATCTGAGATTGTAGCGGGGGCACTACAGGATTTAGATCGAGCTGTGATTTTCGGTGAAAAGAGTTTTGGTAAGGGATTGGTGCAAACGATACGGCCACTATCCTATAACACATCATTGAAAATTACAGTATCGAAATACCTGATTCCGAGCGGTAGAAGTATTCAATCCATTCAGTACCAGGATGAGGATAATGGAATCCGTACATTTAAAACTCGCAATGGGAGGGATGTACGAGATGGGAATGGCATTGAACCGGATGTACTGGGTCAAGAAAATATTCCATCACAACTGGACGTAGCCTTGAAACAGGATAATTATTATTTCTTCTATGTAAATAAAAAACTGAGAAACAGCGGTTTTGATTCAGGAGAAGCCCCGACATCACTCTACAGAGAATTTGTTCAGGAGTTAATTGAAGAAGGATTTACATTTTATACCTCAGCAGATGAGCATATTGAAGAACTGGAGCGGCAATTCCGGGACATTGTGGAACAAGAGGACGCTGAAGAGAATATATCTGAATTGAAAGCAATGCTTCGTGATTATAAAATTGCTCAAATTTATGACAGCCGGGAATACATTGAAAATGAACTTCAAAGAGAGTGGATTTCACAAACGATGGATGGCGAAGAAAGACAACACTCTCTGTTGCAGCTGGACAATGATGTGCAGCAATCGCTGGAATTAATTCTGGATAGAGGACGATACGAGTCGATATTAAAACCGTAA
- a CDS encoding LysM peptidoglycan-binding domain-containing protein, producing the protein MKQTVLLLLTFFITQPLFAQDSTRTDEIEIPVKLLPYSNPLTETQQEQPRRETLGEQTELDKEVLRRISDVYRIQVLAIDSQVQGDLVQTEAYINQAFGAIQSLMDEYPEVQNNRRFAELYRTVMAEHSEFYGITETRREVEGDVFEIQEELFSEQDDWIAEGYALPDNLTINQTQVPLVQNQHVNRHLMYYTLRRPDVMERWLERSEYYFPMMREIFEDEGVPTELIHLSMIESGLVPTARSWASAVGLWQFIRATGAVYGLEANWWVDERRDPIKATRAAAQHLRDLHDIWGDWHLALANYNLSPRGLRRAIRAAGGVEDYWAAYPYLPRETRGYVPGYIAATMIAMNPDEFGFENDFDVTPYSYDVVEVDGLMPLEELAKAAGITLQEIKDYNPELLRWATPPGGKYPLKIPTGIQEQFLAAYQEIPQDSRASEVAMHTVSSGETLGYIARRYGTSVRSLFETNEGLSSTIHPGQRIVVPVAPGSQEQIASNRPTNSSSSNTRRTTQQPQAPPNTTPVTYTVKSGDTVGHVAEWFDVRAWQVRSWNGSNNTIRVGQRLTIHVPTQQSDYFAQVDDLSYAQKQEVERRQRAGENIYSIRFDGSSTNPSDSIQYTVRRNDTLGSIARRHGVSVAEIQRVNNLSGTTIYAGQSLTIRR; encoded by the coding sequence ATGAAGCAAACGGTACTTCTGCTGCTAACCTTTTTTATTACTCAACCATTATTTGCTCAGGACTCTACCCGGACAGATGAAATCGAGATTCCGGTAAAACTCTTACCCTATTCTAACCCTTTAACAGAGACCCAACAAGAACAACCCAGGCGTGAAACCCTTGGAGAGCAGACTGAACTGGATAAAGAGGTTCTAAGAAGAATTTCAGATGTATACAGGATTCAAGTGCTTGCAATTGATTCTCAGGTACAGGGAGATTTAGTGCAGACAGAGGCTTATATAAACCAGGCGTTTGGAGCCATTCAGTCTCTGATGGATGAATATCCCGAAGTTCAGAACAATCGACGATTTGCAGAACTTTACCGAACGGTGATGGCAGAACACAGCGAGTTTTACGGAATTACGGAGACTCGACGTGAAGTAGAGGGAGATGTTTTTGAGATTCAGGAAGAACTTTTCTCAGAGCAGGATGATTGGATTGCAGAAGGCTATGCGCTTCCGGATAATTTAACGATCAATCAAACTCAAGTGCCTCTGGTTCAGAACCAGCATGTAAACCGGCATCTGATGTATTACACACTTCGTCGACCAGATGTAATGGAGCGTTGGTTGGAGCGGTCGGAGTATTACTTTCCGATGATGCGTGAAATTTTTGAAGACGAAGGAGTTCCTACGGAATTAATTCATCTCTCTATGATTGAGAGTGGTCTGGTTCCAACAGCAAGAAGCTGGGCCAGCGCAGTTGGGTTATGGCAGTTTATCCGTGCTACAGGTGCCGTTTATGGGCTTGAAGCAAATTGGTGGGTTGATGAACGTCGAGATCCAATTAAAGCAACCAGAGCAGCAGCACAGCACCTTCGGGATCTGCATGATATTTGGGGAGATTGGCATCTGGCATTAGCGAATTACAACTTAAGTCCGCGAGGTCTGAGAAGAGCGATTCGTGCAGCCGGTGGAGTTGAAGATTACTGGGCTGCTTACCCTTATCTGCCCCGTGAAACACGTGGATATGTGCCCGGATATATCGCCGCAACTATGATTGCAATGAATCCGGATGAGTTTGGGTTCGAAAACGATTTTGATGTTACTCCCTACTCTTATGATGTAGTAGAAGTGGATGGTTTGATGCCGCTTGAAGAACTTGCAAAAGCTGCCGGTATTACACTGCAGGAGATAAAAGATTATAATCCAGAGTTGCTTCGATGGGCAACACCTCCGGGCGGGAAATATCCCCTAAAAATACCAACCGGAATACAGGAGCAGTTTTTGGCAGCCTATCAGGAAATTCCACAAGATTCACGTGCATCAGAAGTTGCAATGCATACCGTTAGCAGTGGTGAAACCCTTGGGTATATTGCCAGAAGATATGGTACATCTGTCCGTTCACTCTTTGAAACGAATGAAGGATTGAGCAGCACCATTCATCCGGGGCAACGAATTGTTGTACCTGTAGCTCCGGGTTCGCAGGAGCAAATTGCCTCAAACCGGCCAACCAACAGCTCATCTTCCAATACCAGAAGAACAACGCAGCAACCTCAGGCTCCACCAAACACAACTCCGGTAACCTACACGGTTAAAAGTGGTGATACCGTAGGGCACGTTGCCGAATGGTTTGATGTGCGGGCATGGCAAGTGCGTTCATGGAATGGAAGCAACAACACCATTAGAGTGGGACAAAGACTCACCATTCATGTTCCTACCCAGCAAAGTGATTATTTTGCACAAGTGGATGATCTGAGCTACGCCCAAAAACAAGAGGTTGAACGCAGACAGAGAGCCGGTGAAAATATTTATTCAATTCGGTTTGATGGAAGTTCCACAAATCCATCCGACAGTATTCAATACACTGTAAGAAGAAATGATACCCTTGGAAGTATTGCCAGAAGACACGGTGTATCTGTAGCTGAAATTCAGAGAGTAAATAATTTGAGTGGAACTACAATTTACGCAGGCCAGTCGCTTACAATCAGAAGATAA